CCACCAGCGCTAGCGCACAGCCCATTGCAACGACAAATAACAGCGCCCATCCGATGGTCTGCTCTAAACGAATTTTGGCCACTTCGGTGGTCACCATCAAATTCACCGCCACCGGCGGGGTAAATTGGCCAATGGCAATATTCATCGCCAATAGAATCCCAAACCACACCGGGTTCCACTCAAAATGCTGCATTACGGGGATCAAAATCGGCATCATGATCAGATAAATAGAGATCGCATCCAACAGCATCCCCGCGACCAGCACCGCCAGCATTACCAGGATTAGCAGCAGCACGCCGTTACCTGTCAGGCTAATGATCCACTCAGCCAAGTGGCGGAAGGTGCCCAGCATGGTGCCGGCCCAGGCAAAAATCCCCGCCAGAGCGATAATCAGCATGACTACGCCGGAAATAATCGCCGCCTCACCCAATAGCTCCCATAAATCGCGCAGCGACAGCTCGCGGGTTAGAAAAAGACCGACAATCGCACCATAGGCAACGGCTACCACGGCCGCCTCGGTGGGTGTAAACAGCCCTGACCGCAAACCACCCAAAATCAGCACCGGTGCAAACAGCGCCGGTATCGCCTGTTTAAAAGTGGAGCGCACACTTAGCCTTTCAGCCCCCTCTTTAGGTGTGCCGCCCTCCCAACCGTAGCGTTT
This Vreelandella neptunia DNA region includes the following protein-coding sequences:
- a CDS encoding TRAP transporter large permease codes for the protein MSPDVWMILAFAGLLIAGVPVAFSLALSGAVGIVLGLSPDMLATMGTNTYNSIAKYPLIAIPLFILTGLIFERSGVALRLVRFAQALIGPRHGGLALVAVLVCMIMGGMSGSGPADAAAVAMVMLPSMTKAGYPKPFSATLIAASASTAILIPPSVALILYSIVVPGVDLRALFAAGLFPGILAGLALLVPAMLVSKRYGWEGGTPKEGAERLSVRSTFKQAIPALFAPVLILGGLRSGLFTPTEAAVVAVAYGAIVGLFLTRELSLRDLWELLGEAAIISGVVMLIIALAGIFAWAGTMLGTFRHLAEWIISLTGNGVLLLILVMLAVLVAGMLLDAISIYLIMMPILIPVMQHFEWNPVWFGILLAMNIAIGQFTPPVAVNLMVTTEVAKIRLEQTIGWALLFVVAMGCALALVAIFPAIALWLPRVLGYNVD